Proteins encoded together in one Coffea arabica cultivar ET-39 chromosome 2c, Coffea Arabica ET-39 HiFi, whole genome shotgun sequence window:
- the LOC140027658 gene encoding protein BOBBER 1-like: MAILSDYEEEDQQKPISSSSSVKPFNAVLDPSNPLGFLEAALEFLAKESDLFKSDSLVKDVNAVVRQVKDKVEAEERKRKEKAAPVNGNAEKKIKEDMPQAVVKEEVKDVEVESKMISEAKEDAKDDDKGPRAPNKGNGLDLDNYSWTQTLQEVNVNIPVPPGTKSRFIACEIKKNHLKFGLKGQPPIIDGELYQPIRVDDSIWSLEDQRFVSICLSKQNQMEWWKCLVKGSPEVDTQKVEPENSKLSDLDPETRSTVEKMMFDQRQKSMGLPTSDEMQKQEILKKFMAEHPEMDFSRAKIS, translated from the exons ATGGCGATACTCTCCGATTACGAAGAAGAAGATCAACAGAAGCCGATATCTTCTTCATCATCGGTAAAGCCTTTTAACGCCGTTCTTGATCCGTCAAATCCGTTGGGGTTTCTGGAGGCGGCGTTGGAGTTCTTGGCGAAGGAGTCCGATCTTTTCAAGAGCGATTCTTTGGTGAAAGATGTGAACGCGGTGGTGCGTCAGGTGAAGGATAAGGTGGAGGCCGAGGagaggaagaggaaagaaaaggcgGCTCCAGTTAATGGTAATGCTGAAAAGAAAATCAAGGAAGACATGCCTCAGGCGGTGGTTAAGGAAGAAGTCAAGGACGTGGAAGTGGAGAGTAAGATGATTAGCGAGGCCAAGGAGGACGCAAAAGATGATGACAAGGGACCTCGag CTCCCAACAAAGGCAATGGCCTTGATCTGGATAATTATTCTTGGACCCAGACACTCCAGGAGGTCAACGTAAATATTCCTGTCCCTCCAGGAACAAAATCAAGGTTCATTGCATGTGAGATAAAGAAGAACCATCTTAAATTTGGGCTGAAGGGTCAGCCTCCCATAATTGAT GGTGAACTTTATCAGCCAATCAGGGTCGACGATTCCATTTGGAGCTTAG AGGATCAGAGATTTGTCTCTATATGCCTAAGCAAACAGAACCAGATGGAGTGGTGGAAGTGTCTGGTGAAAGGGAGCCCTGAAGTTGATACTCAGAAAGTGGAGCCTGAGAATAGCAAATTATCAGACTTGGACCCAGAAACACGATCAACTGTGGAGAAGATGATG TTTGACCAAAGACAGAAGTCCATGGGCCTTCCTACAAGTGATGAGATGCAGAAACAGGAGATACTGAAAAAATTTATGGCTGAG CATCCAGAAATGGACTTCTCTAGAGCAAAgatatcataa